A window of Brassica napus cultivar Da-Ae unplaced genomic scaffold, Da-Ae ScsIHWf_1884;HRSCAF=2527, whole genome shotgun sequence genomic DNA:
GAATAGATTCCATTTTGAGAGAGTTGAAAAAGCACTATCTCGTTGAAAGGTTTACCATCCATCTGCCCTTTTCAAGCATTTTTTTAGGCAAAGACTCCGTTTTTTCCTCTGTAAATATTTCTCAGAACAGGAGTGTGAATCAAACCCACGTTTGAATTGAAATTGAGATACTGATGCAAGCTCTTCTCTTCTGAATCGGATAGATTCATATCTGAAAGAGTTTGACAATACgttcttttcaaatttactcTTTGTCCCTCTATTAGAGGTGTTCCAGAAATGTCTGCAATCGAGTAAATAGCTCTACGAACTAATGGATCGGATCGAATTGGAAAATGGAAAGATTTGTACAAGTTATACCTTTCGTCACCACTTTGTGGAAAATCGTTAGATATGAATATGTTAGATACCTGTGACTCGATTGACGAAGGTGAAATAGTATCTCTCTCCAAAaaagcatgtttttttttaccaccacacgaagaaaatattttgttgtgaaTGAACAAGATAGTGAGGAATTGTCCATACGTAAAATCAGAATTATTGAGACGGGCCTTTTCCACATAAAAAGGGAATCTTTTGTTACAATAGAAGCAGAAGTGATGTGGATTATTCAAGAATCGAAGTCGATTTGctttagaaaaagaagatatcaaTGAACTTCTCTGAAATGGTTTCACGGGATTCAGCCAATTGTCTTGATCGTGGGATACGATTGAGAAATAGGAATCCGTGTTATCAAAAGATTTCCTGCGATTCTTTCTAGTATGGAATGAGTCAATCATCCACTTTGGTATCTTATTGAACAAAAATGGTGATATTGTTCCTCCATTGATCAAGAATTTCGATTTTTGAGAAGTATTATGATCATCCAATAAAAaggtttcaattttttaaaatgaacgaTTTGAAGACCTATTGATTCTAACAACTGATTGCAGGGTTGATCGTTCGGACCTTTCAATTCATAGATGTGGATCTCAGACCTATGAATGGGGATATTCTCGAAACtcacaaagaaaaaaggaagtGAGTTAGACAAAAAGAGAAGTAACTTGGACAAAAAACGAAGTAACTTGGACAAAAAGAAACGAAGTGACTTAGACAaatcttttttatcaataacCTCAGACCAATCAATCGAATATTGATTAATACATAATCGATCGAACACTACTTGAAAACGGCTCTTCCGCTCAGAAACGAAATGTTTCAAATGCTCCTGGAAATTCTTGCTCCCATTGGACCATTTGTATCTATATGCATTAGGATCCCGATTTATGGATCTCTCGGttcgagaaagaaaaataagaggatcgaaccatttcttctgactctttttcaaattcgataaaTGTTGGTTGATCGTATCTTTCATTATAGTTCTATGATTCAGAGTATCATTTCCTATTAGATCCCTTTGAATTCCATATTCGAAGTTGCGATCAGGTctcttcattaaaaagaatcgaTTCAATACATTTCTTATGTACCCATAGGGACTATATTGGAATTGGATTTGAATCAGATTTCGGATCAATCTATATTGATTGACTGCCTCCATTATGTTGTTGCTAGCAAATACCactctttttggttttggatcttCAAAAAAATTCCCGCAGGAGATCCGGACCCAATTTTTTCTGATCCTTCGATAAAaagattcattttcttcataaaaaatagGAGGTAGAACCAATAAagatttctttttcaattcatcCCTGGAGTTGAAAACCTCCTTCAAGAATTGTCTTTGATCCAATCCGTAGGAATCAATAGAAAAGGCAAATCCCTTATGATACACCAGATCCGGCTCGGTTATTGATAGAGTGAATAGATCTGCCATTTCTTGAAATCTCTCTTCTGACTCAAAATCGTGGCGTAACGTGTATCCCCCCCTCTTCCGTTCATGGAAtagatgaaataaataaaaaaatggatttttgttCAAGAATGAAATCTTATTGGAACTGTCCATATCCAGTTCATCCTTCGGAACCGTATCACATCCCAGATCTGATGAAATAGGATGAATTGAGACGGTATTTTGTAAATACGTAATTATCTtgaatatattaactatttctttattttccgatCGCCTGGAAGGGACAAAAGAAACATCTTGTTCTTTCTTCAACAATTTCTGATCCCTAGTGGACCTCTCAGTAGGATTCGAACCCAGATGAAGTTCTGACCATCTGTCAGAGAAAAAAGAACGAATGGCTCTTgtagaattccaaaaaaattcttcGCTTTCTTCCGGAAGCAGATGATTATTCATTCGCTTTTCACGTTCCGTGAATAGCCGGGGCATTGAGGAATATCCAGAAAGGTATTTAGGGAATCGGTCTGATTCTATCTCTCTTCCTTCCGTTTGAATAAAGGAAGGATCCCAAAGAATCGATCTTTCTTTTAGTTGTTGAATCTCTCTTTGATTGATCAATGTGTGATAGTGATATTCCGAATCCTCATTACTAATGGAATCGAAAGGATCTATGAATTGATCAGAAGATCCGTTCAATTGGCTAGAATCCGTTACTTGAACGAAACTAGATCTTGTAGAATCATATTGAATATTTGACGATACATTTCGTACCTTGCTAAAAAATCTATCCTTGTTTACCAACCACACATTGTCTAACCAAATCCAATTCTCTCTCGATATTTTCCTCAAAAAATCCGATTCGTGCGGATTCTTCCCCCAACTAACGAAGAGATCTTGGTGGAATTGCCACATATGAAATTGAGCACAATTTTGCAAAGAAATAGCCCGCTTGTTTCTCGAGAAGAGATGGGAAACATGCTCAATATCATTTGATTGAATAGTTGACCCAGCTCCTTGTTGTTTGAAGAAACCCTCCACTTCAATTGGTATTTTTTCACGAAAAGCAAACATGAGATAACAAATCCAGTCTTTCACTAAGATTTCGAATAGCTGTCCCGAATTCAAGTTGATTATGTTTCGCCTCTTATTCGGAGAAAGACGATCAAACAATTCCCAATCATGGCCCTTGCGGATCGGATCAtccatataatatacaaaaagaaactccagatatttgatatctttctcTTTAAATGAGATATCAATTCCAGCGACGGTTTCATTAGATatcttacaacaaaaatccCTCTTTTTTCCGATCCAGTTCCTCCACCACCGCGAACTCCAGTTAGATTCAGGCATGATACACTTTTTAGTTATTGGGAGAACCCGAGTACTCTCTTTCGGATCCCGGAAACAGCTCTCAGAgatcttttttccttttgtaaaaTACAGGAGCGAAACAATCAACCTATTGATATTGGAAGACCCAAAAGATTCTTCCGATGTATCATTTCTGGGTCCAATGGAATTCATAGGTATAGGAAGAAGCCCTTTCAAATAGAGATTTTTGCTTTCGACCATATTTCGATTGTTAATACGATATAGAAGGGCCGCTACTACAAATAGTACTACACCCTTGATCGTGAAATATCGATTGCTTGTTGAACCCTGTGAATTGCGCAAAAGTAGGATACTAAAAATTCGAGGGTCCAAGAGTTTTCTAAAACGTTCTTGgtggaaaaaaatatgaatgaaaGATCCCACTGAATTGATTTGGGTCCATGAATCTAAGAAATAGTGAGAATTCTTGATCTCTCTCACTATTTCTCTCAATTCGAAAATCCAGGATTTGAATTGATGTCCTTTCATTGATTCCTCCTAAATTGCATTGATTTATCCTAAAGATTTCATTTCAATTGGAATTTGGTTATTCACCATGTACGAGGATCCCCACTAAGCATCCATGGCTGAATGGTTAAAGCGCCCAACTCATAATTGGCGAATTCGTAGGTTCAATTCCTACTGGATGCACGCCAATGGGACCCTCCAATAAGTCTATTGGAATTGGCTCTGTATCAATGGAATCTTCTCATCATCTATACATAACGAATTGGTGTGGTATATTCATATCATAACATAACATATGAACAGTAAGAACTAGCATTCTTATTGAgactagaactcatagggaagAAAATCGATTTATGGATGGAATCAAATATGCAGTATTTACAGACAAAAGTATTCGGTTATTGGGGAAAAATCAATATACTTTTAATGTCGAATCAGGATCAACTAGGACAGAAATAAAGCATTGGGTCGAACTCTTCTTTGGTGTCAAGGTAATAGCTATGAATAGTCATCGACTCCCCGGAAAGGTTAAAAGAATGGGACCTATTCTGGGACATACAATGCATTACAGACGTATGATCATTACGCTTCAACCGGGTTATTCTATTCCACCTCttagaaagaaaagaacttaaatcaaaatacttAATAGCATGGCGATACATTTATACAAAACTTCTACCCCGAGCACACGCAATGGAGCCGTAGACAGTCAAGTGAAATCCAATCCACGAAATAATTTGATCTATGGGCAGCATCATTGTGGTAAAGGTCGTAATGCCAGAGGAATCATTACCGTAAGGCATAGAGGGGGAGGTCATAAGCGTCTATACCGTAAAATAGATTTTCGACGAAATACAAAAGACATATATGGTAGAATCGTAACCATAGAATACGACCCTAATCGAAATGCATACATTTGTCTCATACACTATGGGGATGGTGAGAAGAGATATATTTTACATCCCAGAGGGGCTATAATTGGAGATACCATTGTTTCTGGTACAGAAGTTCCTATAAAAATGGGAAATGCCCTACCTTTGAGTGCGGTTTGAACTATTTGATTTACGTAATTGGAAGTAACCAATTAGGTTTACGACAAAACCTAGAAATCGATCACTGATCCAATTTGAGTACCTCTGCAGGATAGACCTCAACAGAAAACTGAAGAGTAACGGCAGCAAGTGATTGAGTTCAGTAGTTcctcatataaaattattgactCTAGAGATATAGTAATATGGAGAAGACAAAATTGTTTCAAGCACCGACAGAACCATAAGCGCCCCTTGTTTCAAAGAGAGGAGGACGGGTTATTCACATTTCATTTGATGGTCAGAGGCGAATTGAAAGCTAAGCAGTGGTAATTCTAAAGATTCCCCCGGGGAAAAATAGAGATGTCTCCTACGTTACCCATAATATGTGGAAGTATCGACGTAATTTCATAGAGTCATTCGGTCTGAATGCTACATGAAGAACATAAGCCAGATGACGGAACGGGAAGACCTAGGATGTAGAAGATCATAACATAAGTTATTCGGCAGATTTTGATTCCTATATATCCACTCGTGTGGTACTTCTACCATATATAGAAGAATTCTacgatatatataagataagatCCATCCGTATAGATATCATCATCTACATTCAGAAAGCCGTATGCTTTGGAAGAAGCTTGTACAGTTTGGGAAGGGGTTTTGATTGATCAAAAAGAAGAATCTACTTCAACCGATATGCCCTTAGGCACGGCCATACATAATATAGAAATCACACTTGGAAAGGGTGGACAATTAGCTAGAGCAGCGGGTGCTGTAGCGAAACTGATTGCAAAAGAGGGGAAATCGGCCACATTAAAATTACCTTCTGGAGAGGTCCGTTTGATATCCAAAAACTGCTCAGCAACAGTCGGACAAGTGGGAAATGTTGGGGTAAACCAGAAAAGTTTGGGTAGAGCCGGATCGAAATGTTGGCTAGGTAAACGTCCTGTAGTAAGAGGAGTAGTTATGAACCCTGTCGACCACCCCCATGGAGGTGGTGAAGGGAGGGCTCCAATTGGTAGAAAAAAACCCGTAACCCCCTGGGGTTATCCTGCGCTTGGAAGAAGaactagaaaaaggaaaaaatatagtgAGACTTTGATTCTTCGTCGCCGTAGTAAATAGGAGAGAAAATCGAATTTCTTTCTtcgtcttaaaaaaaataggagtTAATTAACTGTGACacgttcactaaaaaaaaatccttttgtAGCAAagcatttattaagaaaaatagagaagCTTAATACAAAGGCGGAAAAAGAAATCATAATAACTTGGTCCCGGGCATCTACTATTATACCCACAATGATTGGCCATACTATCGCTATACATAATGGAAGGGAACACTTACCCGTTTATATAATCGACCTTATGGTAGGACATAAATTGGGAGAATTTTCACCTACTATAAATTTTAGAGGACACGCGAAAAATGATAATAGATCTCGTCGTTAATTAAatgaattcaaaaaaatgaataatgaatataatttttttttttagtgagaGGTAAACCTtatgataaagaagaaaaagaagaaatcatATACTTCCGTATATGCTTTAGGgcaatatatatctatgtctgCCCACAAAGCACGGAGAGTTATTGATCAGATCCGTGGACGTTCCTACGAAGAAGCACTTATGATATTAGAACTTATGCCGTATCGAGGATGTTATCccatttttaaattagtttattcTGCAGCAGCAAATGCTAGTCATAATAAGGGTTTCAAAGAAACCAATTTAGTCATTAGTAAAGCTGAAGTGAATCAAGGAAATAcggtgaaaaaattaaaacctcgGGCACGAGGACGGAGTTACCCAATAAAAAGATCCACTTGTCATATAACTATCGTATTGGAAGATATATCCTTATATCAACAATATGAAGaatatttaatgtatttaaaaaaacctGGATGCagcaatgaaaacataaatctaaCATGTTACGATACATATAGTAGTGGAGGCCCATGGGACAAAAAATAAATCCACTTGGTTTCAGACTTGGTACAACCCAAAGTCATCATTCTATTTGGTTTGCACAAC
This region includes:
- the LOC125599517 gene encoding protein Ycf2-like (The sequence of the model RefSeq protein was modified relative to this genomic sequence to represent the inferred CDS: added 36 bases not found in genome assembly), whose protein sequence is MKGHQFKSWIFELREIVREIKNSHYFLDSWTQINSVGSFIHIFFHQERFRKLLDPRIFSILLLRNSQGSTSNRYFTIKGVVLFVVAALLYRINNRNMVESKNLYLKGLLPIPMNSIGPRNDTSEESFGSSNINRLIVSLLYFTKGKKISESCFRDPKESTRVLPITKKCIMPESNWSSRWWRNWIGKKRDFCCKISNETVAGIDISFKEKDIKYLEFLFVYYMDDPIRKGHDWELFDRLSPNKRRNIINLNSGQLFEILVKDWICYLMFAFREKIPIEVEGFFKQQGAGSTIQSNDIEHVSHLFSRNKRAISLQNCAQFHMWQFHQDLFVSWGKNPHESDFLRKISRENWIWLDNVWLVNKDRFFSKVRNVSSNIQYDSTRSSFVQVTDSSQLNGSSDQFIDPFDSISNEDSEYHYHTLINQREIQQLKERSILWDPSFIQTEGREIESDRFPKYLSGYSSMPRLFTEREKRMNNHLLPEESEEFFWNSTRAIRSFFSDRWSELHLGSNPTERSTRDQKLLKKEQDVSFVPSRRSENKEIVNIFKIITYLQNTVSIHPISSDLGCDTVPKDELDMDSSNKISFLNKNPFFYLFHLFHERKRGGYTLRHDFESEERFQEMADLFTLSITEPDLVYHKGFAFSIDSYGLDQRQFLKEVFNSRDELKKKSLLVLPPIFYEENESFYRRIRKNWVRISCGNFFEDPKPKRVVFASNNIMEAVNQYRLIRNLIQIQFQYSPYGYIRNVLNRFFLMKRPDRNFEYGIQRDLIGNDTLNHRTIMKDTINQHLSNLKKSQKKWFDPLIFLSRTERSINRDPNAYRYKWSNGSKNFQEHLKHFVSERKSRFQVVFDRLCINQYSIDWSEVIDKKDLSKSLRFFLSKLLRFLSKLLLFLSNSLPFFFVSFENIPIHRSEIHIYELKGPNDQLRGGYIHNSFPF